From a region of the Apibacter sp. B3706 genome:
- the glpB gene encoding glycerol-3-phosphate dehydrogenase subunit GlpB: protein MKFDTVIVGGGLTGLVSGIRLMQKGQKCAIISSGQSALHFFSGSFDLLNNLPDGTPVNNPEASLLELSKQAPNHPYTKMGESKFKELAQEAKNFLNEIGIKIQGSSTKNHYRITPMGMIKPTWLTMPNFAFFEDGKFPIKKAAIINVEGFLDFNPDFISEAFEKIGVETTINYFNLPELNTIRKNPSEFRSTNLSFVFDKEDNQDLLAKILTEKSQGCDAIIFPDCIGFRNSDVLPKLIQKVGKPIYLIPTFPPSLVGVSTQLYLKDYFTKLGGIFMLGDSVTHANIEGNQVTELYTLNHGNIPISAKNVILSSGSFFSQGLLADSKQVYEPVFDLDTDYLQDRADWYNRNLFEKQNYQQFGVKTDKNFHGIKNDMPIDNLYVAGAILSGFNPLKEGCGAGVSFLSALYVAEQILIKEKTYEPIAQ, encoded by the coding sequence ATGAAATTTGATACAGTAATAGTAGGAGGTGGTTTAACCGGATTGGTTAGTGGAATTAGATTAATGCAGAAAGGGCAAAAATGTGCTATTATCTCTTCCGGACAAAGTGCTTTACATTTTTTTTCAGGTTCCTTCGATTTGTTAAACAATCTTCCGGACGGAACGCCTGTTAATAACCCGGAAGCTTCCCTATTAGAACTTTCTAAACAAGCGCCGAATCATCCATATACCAAAATGGGCGAATCTAAATTTAAAGAATTAGCCCAAGAAGCTAAAAATTTTCTAAATGAAATTGGAATAAAAATCCAAGGGTCTTCAACTAAAAATCATTATCGAATTACCCCTATGGGTATGATAAAACCCACTTGGTTAACCATGCCAAATTTTGCTTTTTTTGAAGATGGAAAATTTCCGATTAAAAAAGCAGCAATTATAAATGTTGAGGGATTTTTAGATTTTAATCCTGATTTTATTTCCGAAGCATTTGAAAAAATAGGTGTGGAAACTACCATCAACTATTTCAACTTACCGGAATTAAATACAATCAGAAAAAATCCGAGCGAATTTAGATCTACTAACCTCTCCTTTGTATTTGACAAAGAAGATAACCAAGATCTTCTGGCTAAAATTCTCACTGAAAAAAGTCAAGGATGCGATGCTATTATTTTCCCTGATTGTATTGGCTTTAGAAATTCGGATGTATTACCTAAACTCATTCAAAAGGTAGGAAAACCTATATATTTAATACCGACCTTCCCTCCTTCCCTAGTAGGTGTTAGTACTCAATTATATCTAAAAGATTATTTCACAAAATTGGGCGGTATTTTTATGCTGGGAGACAGCGTAACCCATGCCAACATTGAAGGAAATCAAGTTACCGAATTATATACACTTAACCACGGAAATATTCCAATTTCTGCCAAAAACGTAATACTTTCTTCCGGAAGCTTTTTTAGTCAAGGATTATTAGCTGATAGTAAACAAGTTTATGAACCTGTATTTGACCTCGATACGGATTATTTACAAGATCGAGCAGATTGGTATAATCGTAATTTATTTGAAAAGCAAAATTATCAACAGTTTGGTGTTAAAACTGACAAAAATTTTCACGGTATAAAAAACGATATGCCTATCGATAATCTATATGTGGCAGGTGCCATTCTTAGTGGATTCAATCCATTAAAAGAAGGATGCGGTGCAGGTGTTTCCTTTTTATCCGCATTATATGTAGCTGAACAAATTTTAATCAAAGAAAAGACCTATGAACCTATTGCTCAATAA
- the menB gene encoding 1,4-dihydroxy-2-naphthoyl-CoA synthase: MARNWETIKEYSDILFEYWNGIAKITINRPEVYNAFRPETNFQMIEAMEYCREHPEIDVIILTGAGDKAFCSGGDQNVKGVGGYVGEDGVPRLNVLELHKKIREIPKPVIAMVNGYAIGGGHVLHVVCDLTIASENARFGQTGPKVGSFDGGFGSSYLARSIGQKKTREIWFLCQQYTAEEAREMGMVNKVVPLEQLEDTTIEWCEIMQQRSPMALRMIKRCLNAELDGQHGLMQLAGDATLMYYLMDEAQEGKKAFLEKRKPDFKKFPKFP; encoded by the coding sequence ATGGCTAGAAATTGGGAAACCATAAAAGAATACTCTGATATTTTATTTGAATACTGGAACGGAATTGCAAAAATAACTATTAACCGACCGGAAGTTTATAATGCTTTCCGACCGGAAACCAATTTTCAAATGATTGAAGCAATGGAATATTGTCGAGAGCATCCCGAAATTGATGTAATTATTCTAACCGGAGCGGGAGATAAAGCCTTTTGCAGCGGAGGTGATCAAAATGTGAAAGGTGTTGGCGGCTACGTAGGAGAAGATGGAGTGCCTAGATTAAATGTATTGGAATTACATAAAAAAATAAGGGAAATTCCTAAACCGGTAATTGCTATGGTAAACGGATATGCTATCGGAGGAGGACATGTGCTTCATGTCGTTTGTGATTTAACAATAGCTTCCGAAAACGCTAGATTTGGACAAACCGGTCCGAAAGTTGGAAGCTTTGACGGTGGTTTTGGTTCATCGTACCTTGCCAGAAGTATTGGTCAAAAAAAGACAAGAGAAATTTGGTTCCTATGCCAACAATATACCGCTGAAGAAGCTAGAGAAATGGGAATGGTAAATAAAGTTGTTCCTTTGGAACAACTTGAAGACACCACCATAGAATGGTGTGAAATTATGCAGCAACGAAGTCCAATGGCATTACGTATGATAAAACGTTGTTTAAATGCTGAACTCGATGGGCAGCATGGTCTAATGCAATTAGCCGGAGATGCTACCCTTATGTATTATTTAATGGATGAAGCCCAAGAAGGTAAAAAAGCTTTCTTGGAAAAACGTAAACCCGATTTTAAAAAATTCCCTAAATTTCCTTAA
- a CDS encoding DeoR/GlpR family DNA-binding transcription regulator: protein MIKLNRRQQLIIDELDEHNFTKVNELCEKLNVSAVTIRKDLQYLENTGLLYRTHGGASKQPLYAFEKNINEKEFVQVMQKQKIAKAALKFVNDQDFIILASGTTVYYLAKIISGYEKLTIITSSLSVSMELSKDSFIDVIQLGGNLRKSSISVIGSLAESELKKFSCNKLFLGIDGIDLDFGLSTSNSTEAHLNKVMIEQSEKVIVLADSTKINKRGFGQICSLDKVDVLITDNDITEKDLTTLEDNGIEVIVAK from the coding sequence ATGATTAAGCTTAATAGAAGGCAGCAACTTATTATCGATGAATTAGATGAGCATAATTTCACTAAAGTTAATGAGCTTTGTGAAAAATTAAATGTTTCGGCGGTTACTATCAGAAAGGATCTTCAATATTTGGAAAATACCGGTCTTTTATATAGAACACATGGTGGAGCAAGTAAGCAGCCTCTCTATGCTTTCGAAAAAAATATTAACGAAAAAGAATTTGTGCAAGTAATGCAAAAACAAAAAATAGCGAAAGCTGCACTTAAGTTCGTTAACGATCAGGATTTTATTATTTTAGCTTCAGGAACTACTGTATATTATTTAGCAAAAATCATTTCAGGATATGAAAAATTAACGATCATTACCTCTTCGTTAAGTGTATCTATGGAGTTGAGTAAGGATTCTTTTATTGATGTAATTCAGCTGGGGGGAAATCTAAGGAAAAGCTCCATTTCCGTAATAGGATCTTTAGCAGAGTCCGAATTAAAAAAATTTTCATGTAATAAATTGTTTTTGGGAATAGATGGCATAGACCTGGACTTTGGTCTTTCAACCTCCAATTCAACAGAAGCCCATCTTAATAAAGTAATGATAGAGCAATCGGAGAAAGTCATTGTTTTGGCAGATTCAACTAAAATAAATAAAAGAGGGTTTGGTCAGATTTGTTCTCTGGATAAAGTAGATGTTTTGATTACAGATAATGATATTACGGAAAAAGATCTTACCACTTTAGAAGATAATGGAATAGAAGTAATTGTAGCCAAATAA
- the glpA gene encoding anaerobic glycerol-3-phosphate dehydrogenase subunit A, which translates to MKTELSNSSKTNTWDVIVIGGGATGAGTARDCARRGLRTLMLERHDIATGATGRNHGLLHSGSRYAVTDRESAEECIKENMILKRIASHCVEKTDGLFLTLPEDDIAFQSKFIEACHTAGIDAKAIDPKEALHLEPSANPSIIGAVVVPDGTVDPFRLTLSNIVDAKQHGATIETYHEVLGLIKEQNRVIGVKVYDHITKQEKNLYASVVVNAGGIWGQKIAEYADLKIKMFPAKGSLLIFGHRVNNMVLNRCRKPADSDILVPGDTICLIGTTSTHVPYEEIDNMYVTPEEVDILIREGGKLSPTLLQTRILRGYAGVRPLVASDDDPTGRNVSRGIVLLDHATRDGLEGFITITGGKLMTYRLMAEWATDLVCKKLNNTTPCTTAESNLPGSQQSTEEINQKMTSVPTTIRKSAIYRLGDMAENLKAKKVTENSLVCECEEVSVGEVEYAINELHVNNLIDLRRRTRVGMGTCQGELCACRAAGLMNHYQVLSPDKSKEDLTIFLNERWKGIRPIAWGDTLRESEFTSWVYEGVCGLDMTQEQIKKAKDEI; encoded by the coding sequence GTGAAAACAGAATTATCTAATTCTAGTAAAACTAACACTTGGGATGTAATTGTTATCGGAGGAGGTGCGACCGGTGCCGGAACTGCCCGAGATTGTGCAAGGAGAGGATTGCGTACGCTTATGTTAGAGCGTCACGATATAGCTACAGGAGCTACGGGAAGAAATCACGGATTACTACATAGCGGCAGCCGTTATGCAGTTACTGATAGAGAATCCGCTGAAGAATGTATCAAAGAAAATATGATCTTAAAACGTATCGCCAGCCATTGTGTTGAAAAAACAGACGGTCTTTTTTTAACCTTACCGGAAGACGATATTGCTTTTCAATCTAAATTTATAGAGGCTTGCCATACTGCAGGAATTGATGCTAAAGCCATCGACCCTAAAGAGGCATTACATTTAGAGCCTTCTGCGAATCCTTCTATAATCGGTGCAGTAGTTGTACCGGATGGAACTGTAGATCCGTTCCGTTTAACTCTTTCTAATATAGTAGATGCTAAACAACATGGAGCAACCATTGAAACCTACCATGAAGTTTTAGGATTAATTAAAGAGCAGAACAGAGTTATCGGAGTAAAAGTTTATGATCATATAACTAAACAGGAAAAAAATTTATATGCTTCTGTAGTAGTAAATGCCGGAGGAATATGGGGTCAAAAAATTGCGGAGTATGCTGATTTAAAAATAAAAATGTTTCCTGCTAAAGGATCGCTTCTTATTTTTGGACACAGAGTTAACAATATGGTATTAAACCGTTGTCGTAAACCTGCGGACTCTGATATCCTCGTACCCGGAGACACCATTTGTTTAATAGGTACAACTTCCACCCATGTCCCTTACGAAGAAATTGACAACATGTATGTTACTCCTGAAGAAGTAGACATCTTAATCCGTGAAGGTGGAAAACTATCCCCTACCCTGCTTCAAACCCGAATATTACGTGGGTATGCAGGAGTGCGACCATTAGTAGCTTCCGATGATGATCCTACAGGACGTAATGTTAGCCGAGGTATCGTTTTATTAGACCATGCTACAAGAGATGGCCTGGAAGGTTTTATCACCATTACCGGTGGTAAATTAATGACGTACCGATTAATGGCTGAATGGGCTACAGACTTAGTATGTAAAAAATTAAACAATACAACTCCTTGTACAACCGCTGAATCCAATCTTCCGGGATCTCAACAAAGTACTGAAGAAATAAATCAAAAAATGACTTCAGTACCAACTACCATACGTAAATCTGCCATTTATAGATTGGGAGATATGGCAGAGAATTTAAAAGCAAAAAAGGTTACGGAAAATAGTTTAGTTTGTGAATGTGAGGAAGTATCAGTCGGAGAAGTCGAATATGCTATTAATGAATTACATGTCAACAATCTAATTGATCTTCGTAGAAGAACTCGTGTTGGCATGGGAACCTGTCAAGGAGAACTTTGTGCCTGTAGAGCAGCCGGATTAATGAACCATTATCAAGTTTTAAGCCCGGATAAATCTAAAGAAGATTTAACCATTTTCCTTAATGAAAGATGGAAAGGTATACGTCCTATTGCCTGGGGAGATACTTTAAGAGAAAGTGAATTTACCAGTTGGGTTTATGAAGGAGTATGCGGATTAGATATGACACAAGAACAAATTAAAAAAGCAAAAGATGAAATTTGA
- the glpC gene encoding anaerobic glycerol-3-phosphate dehydrogenase subunit GlpC, whose amino-acid sequence MNLLLNKSENNFEQCIKCTICTVYCPVSKVNPDYPGPKHSGPDGERLRLKDPEFYDESLKYCINCKRCEVACPSNVKIGDIIQIARIKYSKKKPILRDVILAHTDFMGTLATPFAPIVNAMTSFKPVKSLIEPILKIDKRRSLPKYSFGTFRSWYKNVAEEQKKYPTQVSYFHGCYVNYNNPQLGKDMIKVLNSLNIGIQLLEKERCCGIALISNGFIDKAKKNATIDEAEIRKSVIDKKLPVITTSSSCTFTVRDEHSHLLGVDNSSVKDQVELATRYIYRLLSSSDTKLKFKNKPLKIAYHTPCHMAKLGWTYYSVELLKLIPNVEVTVLESNCCGIAGTFGFKKENHEVSKKIGDPLFNQIETGGFDLVATDCETCKWQIEMFTTKKCEHPLSIIANALED is encoded by the coding sequence ATGAACCTATTGCTCAATAAAAGTGAAAATAATTTCGAACAATGCATTAAATGTACGATCTGTACGGTGTATTGTCCCGTATCCAAAGTAAATCCCGATTATCCGGGACCAAAACATTCCGGCCCTGATGGAGAAAGATTACGTTTAAAAGACCCTGAATTTTATGACGAATCTTTAAAATATTGTATTAACTGCAAAAGATGTGAAGTTGCTTGTCCATCTAACGTTAAGATTGGTGATATAATCCAGATAGCTCGCATTAAATACAGCAAGAAAAAACCTATTTTAAGAGATGTAATTCTTGCTCACACGGACTTTATGGGTACACTGGCTACTCCATTTGCTCCTATTGTGAATGCAATGACTTCTTTTAAACCGGTTAAAAGCTTAATTGAACCTATCTTAAAAATAGATAAGAGAAGAAGCCTTCCCAAATATTCATTCGGTACGTTCAGAAGTTGGTACAAAAATGTTGCTGAAGAACAAAAAAAATATCCAACACAAGTATCTTATTTTCACGGTTGTTACGTAAATTATAATAATCCGCAGCTTGGAAAGGATATGATCAAAGTTCTTAACTCATTGAACATAGGGATTCAACTTCTTGAAAAAGAAAGATGTTGTGGTATTGCTTTAATATCAAACGGTTTTATAGATAAAGCTAAGAAAAACGCGACTATCGATGAAGCAGAAATTCGCAAATCCGTAATAGACAAAAAACTTCCGGTAATCACTACTTCTTCTTCCTGTACGTTTACTGTACGTGATGAACATTCTCATCTTTTGGGAGTAGATAATAGTTCCGTTAAAGATCAAGTAGAATTAGCTACTCGATACATTTACCGATTACTGAGTTCTTCTGACACTAAACTTAAGTTTAAAAATAAACCTTTAAAAATTGCGTATCATACCCCTTGTCACATGGCAAAATTAGGATGGACGTATTATTCCGTTGAATTGTTAAAACTTATACCAAATGTAGAAGTAACCGTTTTGGAATCTAATTGTTGCGGAATTGCCGGAACTTTTGGATTTAAAAAAGAAAATCACGAAGTTTCTAAAAAAATTGGTGATCCATTATTTAATCAAATAGAAACGGGAGGTTTTGATCTTGTTGCAACCGATTGCGAAACTTGTAAATGGCAAATCGAAATGTTTACCACTAAAAAATGTGAACATCCCCTTAGTATAATTGCCAATGCATTAGAGGATTGA
- the cycA gene encoding D-serine/D-alanine/glycine transporter, whose product MEHMNNSNNQLKRSLTNRHIQLIAIGGAIGTGLFMGSGKTINLAGPSILLVYTIIGFILFFVMRAMGELLLSNLNYKSFVDFTTDLLGPMAGFFMGWTYWFCWIVTGSADLIAISGYVEYLFPNMVAPWIPALACIILFLCLNLLTVKLFGETEFWFAIIKIIAIISLIAIGILFIINHFKSPSGVTTSLSNIWNDGGFFPTGFTGFVAGFQIAAFAFVGVELVGTTAAETKDPEKTLPRAINAIPVRVILFYVLSLAVIMSVMPWRTIDPDKSPFVVLFSFAGITAAFSITYFVVLTSAASSANSGIFSTSRMLYGLSLSKKAPVYFRKLSKASVPSYGLTFSCICLLPAVLILCYGNENIMYAFTLVTTVATVLFIFIWSMILISYISFRKRKPELHQKSNYKVPGGLLSIYLSLLFFLFLIVAFWFKEDTRQALIFTPLWFILLGICYSIIPKQIKNQWKAHF is encoded by the coding sequence ATTGAACACATGAATAATTCCAACAATCAGTTAAAAAGGAGTTTAACTAACAGACACATACAGCTCATTGCTATTGGAGGAGCTATCGGAACGGGATTATTTATGGGTTCGGGAAAAACCATAAACTTGGCCGGTCCATCAATTTTATTGGTGTATACCATTATAGGTTTTATTTTGTTCTTTGTCATGAGAGCCATGGGCGAATTGCTCCTTTCCAATCTTAACTATAAATCTTTTGTCGATTTTACTACCGATTTATTAGGCCCTATGGCTGGTTTTTTTATGGGATGGACATATTGGTTTTGCTGGATAGTTACCGGAAGTGCTGATTTAATCGCTATTTCCGGATATGTAGAATATCTTTTTCCGAATATGGTTGCACCCTGGATTCCAGCCTTAGCTTGTATAATATTATTCTTATGCTTAAATCTGTTAACGGTTAAGCTTTTTGGAGAAACAGAATTTTGGTTTGCCATAATTAAAATTATTGCCATAATCTCCCTTATTGCAATCGGTATACTATTCATAATTAATCATTTCAAATCTCCATCCGGAGTAACTACCTCGCTTTCCAATATATGGAACGATGGCGGATTTTTCCCTACCGGTTTTACCGGATTTGTTGCGGGATTTCAAATCGCCGCTTTTGCATTTGTTGGAGTAGAATTGGTAGGAACGACAGCTGCTGAAACTAAAGATCCGGAAAAAACTCTTCCCAGAGCCATTAATGCCATTCCTGTTCGAGTTATTCTATTTTATGTACTTTCTTTAGCCGTAATCATGTCGGTAATGCCTTGGAGAACTATAGACCCCGACAAAAGTCCTTTTGTTGTTTTATTTTCTTTTGCCGGAATAACTGCTGCATTCAGTATAACTTATTTTGTAGTACTTACTTCCGCTGCTTCTTCTGCTAACAGCGGGATATTTTCAACCAGTAGAATGTTATACGGTCTTTCGTTAAGTAAAAAAGCACCTGTTTATTTCCGAAAACTTTCCAAAGCTTCAGTTCCTTCCTATGGATTAACGTTCTCCTGCATCTGTTTGCTCCCTGCCGTACTAATCCTTTGCTATGGAAACGAAAATATAATGTATGCTTTTACATTGGTAACTACAGTTGCTACCGTACTTTTTATTTTTATTTGGTCTATGATCCTCATATCCTATATTTCATTCCGAAAGAGAAAACCCGAACTTCACCAAAAATCAAATTATAAAGTTCCCGGAGGTCTTCTATCCATTTATTTATCCTTATTGTTTTTCTTATTTCTCATTGTGGCTTTTTGGTTTAAAGAAGACACAAGACAGGCTCTCATTTTTACTCCTTTATGGTTTATATTATTGGGAATTTGCTACTCAATAATTCCAAAACAAATAAAAAACCAGTGGAAAGCACATTTTTAG
- the lpxB gene encoding lipid-A-disaccharide synthase, producing MKYYIIAGEASGDLHGSNLMKEIKKEDQNAEFRFWGGDLMQAQGGIMVKHYKDLSFMGFLEVVANLGTILGNINLCKKDITAYKPDCVIFIDYPGFNLRICKSVKKLGIKTFYYISPQLWAWKSGRVKIIKKYIDRMFVILPFEKDFYAKYNYPVDFVGHPLLDALNSLPELDQNKFRKEHGLSDKPIIALLPGSRKQEIKKMLSQMLSVEKDFLSYEFVIAGAPSIEIEFYQQFLNSHVKIVSNQTYNLLRISQAALVTSGTATLETALLNVPEVVCYKGSRISYEIAKRLIKHIQYISLVNLIMDRKVVTELIQDDLNYNNLKSELTKILEPENAAEIKKNYIELRHKLGDSGASSRTAKLIVEELKKDS from the coding sequence ATGAAATACTACATAATTGCGGGAGAGGCCTCAGGAGATTTACATGGTTCTAACCTCATGAAAGAAATTAAAAAAGAGGATCAAAACGCAGAATTTCGTTTCTGGGGAGGAGATTTAATGCAAGCTCAAGGGGGAATAATGGTTAAACATTATAAGGATTTATCTTTTATGGGATTTCTTGAAGTAGTGGCTAATTTAGGTACTATACTGGGTAATATTAACTTGTGTAAAAAAGATATTACTGCATATAAACCGGATTGTGTGATCTTTATTGATTATCCCGGATTCAATCTTCGCATTTGTAAAAGTGTGAAAAAATTAGGGATAAAAACATTTTATTATATATCTCCTCAATTATGGGCATGGAAATCCGGAAGGGTAAAGATTATTAAAAAATATATTGATCGAATGTTTGTAATTCTTCCTTTTGAGAAAGATTTTTATGCTAAATATAATTATCCGGTGGATTTTGTGGGACATCCTTTATTAGATGCTTTAAATTCATTACCTGAACTAGATCAAAATAAGTTCAGAAAAGAGCATGGTCTCTCGGATAAGCCTATAATAGCATTACTACCGGGTAGTAGAAAACAAGAGATTAAAAAGATGTTATCTCAAATGTTATCGGTGGAAAAAGATTTTTTATCTTATGAGTTTGTCATTGCAGGTGCACCCTCTATTGAAATAGAGTTTTATCAACAATTTTTGAATTCACATGTAAAGATCGTTTCCAATCAAACGTATAATTTATTGAGGATCTCTCAAGCTGCTTTAGTTACCTCCGGAACAGCTACCCTGGAAACTGCTTTACTGAACGTGCCTGAAGTGGTTTGTTATAAAGGCAGTAGAATTTCTTATGAAATAGCCAAAAGATTAATTAAGCATATACAGTATATTTCTTTAGTTAATCTAATCATGGATCGAAAAGTAGTAACCGAGCTTATCCAAGATGATTTAAATTACAATAATTTAAAGAGTGAATTAACTAAAATATTGGAGCCCGAAAATGCAGCAGAAATTAAAAAGAACTATATAGAGCTCAGGCATAAGTTGGGAGATTCCGGAGCTTCTTCTCGAACGGCTAAACTGATAGTTGAAGAATTAAAAAAGGATTCCTAA
- a CDS encoding alpha/beta fold hydrolase, translated as MENRVLNSKIFEKPGKMPLLIFHGLFGMLDNWGTLGKKFSETNEVHLIDLRNHGRSFHSDEMSYTTMSDDIVNYMKHYSLDKAILLGHSLGGKAVMECAIKHPDLVEKLIVVDMAPKAYPPHHQQIFKALESVDFSKANQKKDVENMLSQHISDAGILMFLMKNVYRTEDNRFDFRFNLKTLKEKYNQLINNTISFGKYEGPTLFIAGEKSNYILKEDEFSIRQQFPNEKTVVIPHAGHWVQVDNPTVFYETVSTFLQS; from the coding sequence ATGGAAAATCGTGTCTTAAATTCAAAAATATTTGAAAAACCCGGAAAAATGCCCTTATTGATTTTTCACGGTTTATTTGGAATGTTGGACAATTGGGGGACTTTAGGAAAAAAATTTTCTGAAACCAATGAAGTACACCTTATCGATTTACGTAATCACGGTAGGAGTTTTCATTCAGATGAAATGAGCTACACAACCATGTCTGATGATATTGTTAATTACATGAAACATTATTCATTAGATAAAGCCATTTTATTAGGGCATTCTTTAGGAGGAAAGGCTGTAATGGAATGCGCTATTAAACACCCTGATCTTGTTGAAAAATTAATAGTTGTTGATATGGCACCTAAAGCGTATCCTCCACATCATCAGCAAATTTTCAAGGCATTGGAAAGCGTTGATTTTTCAAAGGCAAATCAAAAAAAAGATGTTGAAAATATGTTATCTCAGCATATAAGTGATGCCGGAATACTAATGTTTTTAATGAAAAATGTTTACAGAACGGAAGATAACCGTTTCGACTTTCGTTTTAATTTAAAAACCTTAAAAGAGAAATACAATCAGTTAATAAATAATACAATTTCTTTTGGAAAATATGAAGGTCCTACTTTATTTATTGCCGGAGAAAAGTCTAATTATATTTTAAAGGAAGATGAATTTTCGATACGTCAACAATTTCCAAATGAAAAAACGGTTGTTATCCCCCATGCAGGGCATTGGGTTCAAGTAGATAATCCTACAGTTTTTTATGAAACTGTAAGCACTTTTCTTCAGTCTTAA
- a CDS encoding glycerol-3-phosphate dehydrogenase/oxidase, which translates to MKRSDQLSKLNTNSEWDVIIIGGGSSGLGAAVDAATRGYKTVLFEAHDFAKATSSRSTKLLHGGVRYLAQGDIALVKEALRERGLLERNASHLAKKQVFVIPNYKWIDGPFYTIGLKIYDMLSKKLSLGKSEHISKSKALEMLPTVEPNGLHGGVIYYDGQFDDSRMAVNLAQTAVENGGAILNYMKVTGLIKDDKNQITGVKVKDEINGTEYEVKGKVVLNATGVFTNDILNMNDPNHKKTVVPSQGIHLVLDKSFLPGDNALMIPKTSDGRVLFAVPWHNRLVVGTTDVLVDHPSLEPRALEQEIEFVLNTASQYLIKKPTRKDVLSIFAGQRPLAAPDKEGGSTKEVSRNHKILVSETGLLSIIGGKWTTFRQMAEDFIDKAIETGKIDRKPCKTVNLSIHGNMPADQVDRTNHLYVYGSDIPAIKKLQQENPEYAEKIHPNHDYTKAEIVWAVRQEMAQKVEDILARRVRLLFVDARAAIDAAESVAKIIANELGYDDNWVAKETKEFQDLAKGYLLVNY; encoded by the coding sequence ATGAAACGAAGTGATCAATTATCAAAACTAAATACAAATTCTGAATGGGATGTAATTATAATTGGTGGCGGTTCAAGTGGTTTGGGAGCAGCTGTAGATGCAGCAACAAGAGGATATAAAACCGTTTTATTTGAAGCTCATGATTTTGCAAAAGCAACATCAAGTCGTTCTACAAAATTACTTCATGGAGGTGTTCGATATTTAGCACAAGGAGATATTGCCTTAGTAAAAGAGGCACTAAGAGAAAGAGGTCTTTTGGAAAGAAATGCCAGTCACCTTGCGAAAAAACAAGTTTTTGTTATACCTAACTATAAATGGATTGATGGTCCTTTTTACACCATTGGGCTAAAAATATATGATATGCTTTCGAAAAAACTTAGCTTAGGAAAATCCGAGCATATCAGTAAAAGCAAAGCGCTGGAAATGCTACCTACTGTAGAACCTAACGGTCTACATGGAGGGGTAATATATTATGATGGACAGTTTGACGATTCTCGTATGGCTGTAAATCTTGCCCAAACTGCTGTAGAAAATGGGGGAGCCATCTTAAACTATATGAAAGTAACCGGTTTAATCAAAGATGATAAAAACCAAATTACAGGTGTAAAAGTTAAAGACGAAATTAACGGTACCGAATACGAAGTAAAAGGAAAGGTAGTATTAAATGCCACCGGTGTATTTACTAATGATATTCTTAATATGAATGACCCTAACCATAAAAAAACAGTTGTTCCAAGTCAAGGGATCCACTTAGTATTAGACAAATCATTCTTACCGGGAGATAATGCTTTGATGATTCCTAAAACCAGCGACGGAAGGGTATTATTTGCCGTTCCATGGCATAACAGACTAGTGGTAGGTACCACAGATGTATTAGTTGATCACCCAAGTTTAGAGCCTAGAGCTTTGGAACAAGAAATTGAATTTGTACTTAATACAGCATCTCAATATCTTATTAAAAAACCTACTCGAAAAGACGTATTATCCATCTTTGCGGGACAAAGACCATTAGCGGCTCCTGACAAAGAAGGAGGAAGCACTAAAGAAGTATCTAGAAATCATAAAATTTTAGTTTCAGAAACCGGATTATTAAGTATAATCGGTGGAAAATGGACAACCTTCCGACAAATGGCAGAAGACTTTATAGATAAAGCCATAGAGACCGGAAAAATTGATCGTAAACCTTGTAAAACAGTTAATCTTTCCATTCACGGGAATATGCCGGCAGATCAAGTTGACAGAACCAATCATTTATATGTTTATGGTTCGGATATACCGGCTATCAAAAAACTTCAGCAAGAAAATCCTGAATATGCAGAAAAAATCCATCCAAACCATGACTATACAAAAGCTGAAATTGTATGGGCTGTTAGACAAGAGATGGCGCAAAAAGTTGAAGATATATTAGCCCGAAGAGTTCGACTATTATTTGTTGATGCGCGCGCTGCTATAGATGCAGCTGAATCGGTAGCAAAAATTATAGCTAACGAATTAGGATATGATGACAATTGGGTTGCTAAAGAAACTAAAGAGTTCCAAGATTTAGCCAAAGGATATTTATTAGTTAATTACTAA